In Brevundimonas sp. SGAir0440, one DNA window encodes the following:
- a CDS encoding NAD(P)-dependent oxidoreductase → MKIAFAGLGVMGAPMARHLVEAGHDVTGFNRTASKAEAWAAATGGKAAATVSEAAQGVDLFILCVGNDADVRAVVTEALPHLSKAAVIVDHTTTSAKVAREMAELANGQGRSFIDAPVSGGQAGAENGQLSVMAGGDAAALAKVEPVLKAYSKAIKHMGPAGSGQLTKMVNQIAIAGVVQGLAEAVHFAQVAGLDTDAAYEAVSKGAAQSWQMDNRWKTAAKGEFDFGFAVDWMRKDLGLVLDEARSNGARLSLTALVDQFYAEVQAMGGNRWDTSSLAARLQPRD, encoded by the coding sequence ATGAAGATCGCATTCGCCGGCCTGGGCGTCATGGGCGCGCCGATGGCCCGTCATCTGGTCGAGGCGGGCCACGACGTGACCGGCTTCAATCGGACTGCGTCAAAGGCCGAGGCCTGGGCGGCGGCGACGGGCGGCAAGGCGGCGGCGACGGTGTCTGAGGCGGCGCAGGGCGTCGACCTGTTCATCCTGTGCGTCGGCAACGACGCGGACGTGCGCGCCGTCGTGACCGAGGCCTTGCCGCATCTGTCGAAGGCCGCCGTGATCGTCGATCACACCACGACCTCGGCCAAGGTGGCGCGCGAAATGGCCGAACTGGCGAACGGGCAGGGCAGGTCCTTCATCGACGCACCGGTGTCGGGCGGCCAGGCGGGCGCCGAGAACGGACAGCTCAGCGTCATGGCCGGCGGGGACGCCGCCGCCCTGGCGAAGGTCGAGCCCGTGCTCAAGGCCTATTCCAAGGCCATCAAACATATGGGACCGGCCGGCTCGGGCCAGCTGACCAAGATGGTCAACCAGATCGCCATCGCCGGCGTGGTTCAGGGCCTGGCCGAGGCGGTCCACTTCGCCCAGGTCGCGGGACTGGACACCGACGCCGCCTATGAGGCCGTGTCCAAGGGCGCCGCGCAAAGTTGGCAGATGGACAATCGCTGGAAGACGGCGGCCAAGGGCGAGTTCGACTTCGGCTTCGCCGTGGACTGGATGCGCAAGGACCTGGGGCTGGTGCTGGACGAGGCGCGCTCGAACGGCGCGCGCCTGTCCCTGACGGCCCTGGTCGATCAGTTCTACGCCGAGGTTCAGGCCATGGGAGGAAACCGCTGGGACACCTCCAGCCTGGCGGCGCGACTGCAACCCCGCGACTGA
- a CDS encoding GNAT family N-acetyltransferase, giving the protein MRLEIRPIMAADWPGLWPIIETVTRAGETYTYPLDMTEDQARVLWTPRAPGGTLVAVEDGQVLGAAKIIANQQGNGAHVANGSFMVAPEARGRGVARSLGEAALAFARDAGFRSMQFNAVVETNTIAVALWKKLGFEIVGTLPEAFDHPMHGPVGLHIMHRRL; this is encoded by the coding sequence ATGCGCTTGGAGATCCGGCCGATCATGGCGGCAGACTGGCCGGGCCTGTGGCCGATCATCGAGACCGTCACCCGCGCGGGCGAGACCTATACCTATCCGCTGGACATGACCGAGGATCAGGCGCGCGTCCTCTGGACGCCCCGGGCGCCGGGCGGAACCCTGGTGGCGGTCGAGGACGGTCAGGTGCTGGGCGCCGCCAAAATCATTGCGAACCAGCAGGGCAACGGCGCCCACGTCGCCAACGGCAGCTTCATGGTCGCGCCCGAGGCGCGCGGGCGCGGCGTGGCCCGCAGTTTGGGCGAAGCCGCGCTGGCTTTTGCGCGGGATGCGGGCTTCCGGTCCATGCAGTTCAACGCCGTGGTCGAGACCAACACCATCGCCGTGGCGCTGTGGAAGAAGCTGGGCTTCGAGATCGTGGGCACGCTTCCCGAGGCGTTCGATCACCCGATGCACGGCCCGGTCGGCCTGCACATCATGCACCGCCGGCTTTAG